gtccttatactttaaatttcttatttcatccttattccttttatagaatttttgttttttttttcaattttgtccttcaattacaatttcttatatattttatttttcatttcagtcctcattcttttaatttcttattttgtttttattcctttttagtTTCAGTCCTCCTAAATTCGTCCCTATTTTTAGTTGGTGTTTCAGAATCCAtcctatttgttttgatttattatttcagtcatttttctcttttgtgtgagttttatttgtttacaatttagcccttcaattctaatttgtatacattatgttttttttcaatttagttcttctacttttgatttcttttttttttcccttggctCTTTTTTCAAAGttgttatagtttttaattttacacttGAAATCaactttatggtttttttcaatagtaataattttgttttcaaatttattaataattatattaataataatgaaaataataataataataattttttattttacccttcaaatcaaatttatggttttttcaacagtaataatatttttttttcaaatttattaataattatattaataataatgaaaataataagatttttagATCTAACAACCACACCAGGTCTAAACGCCATTGGTCTAGCAACCAAATCAGATCCAAACGACATGGGTCTAACATCTTGGGTCTAACAAGCATGTTGAACCCATGCCAGCCCCAAGCTACTTGAGTCCAGCATCTTGGGTCTAACAAGCATGTTGAACCCATGTTACGTGGACTTCAAAAATTGCAATGgacaaactttgaattttttttttttttggatttcactATCGCTCTCATGGTTTTGTATTCATTCCTCTACATCTTAAAACTTTTCTATCTATCTTACTGCTTATGGTTTGTGTTAATTTCTCTTTACATTATTAGTTGTTAAAGTTTATATTATCTTACATCTTTAGCACAAACATTAACCTAGTTCAAtgtaataacagaaaaaaaaatgttgcagcGGATCACGGGCATGTATCTAGTATATATAAACCAAACtacctcatatatatatatatatatatatatatatatatatatatatatatatatatatatatattagttgggttttttttattgatttttgaatttatatatatctagcatgcaaaacataattttccAATATTAGATAGGTAAGTGTAATTTTGACCAATCTATAGGATGTCGAGATAATTtttccaattattattttttaaagcaaatgtgtgtttggtattgaggttgctgttgtggttgtggttttaaaaaagttgttttataaaaagtacttttagttgaggttggtttgaaaaaatatatgtttggttaaaactatggttgaaattgaggttgaacaaaaagtagtttaatgtgtttggttaaaaaaatacttttcaaattgaggttataaaataattaatatatatatatattaataatttttaatttaaatattgtagatttaactactattattacatcatgaaataaataatattgatatcaaatattttttattattccattaaactatatacaatgtcatcacatacgaaatctatccaacaaggactatattttccatggtttcttaagcgcacaacaaaaaaaactgaattttttgttacgtcatcaagcgatctccttctaatttttcaaataaaacacaattaaaatgaaaataaaaactgaattttttttaactgggtcggacccagcaagaacataattggaattgcgatcaaattccataaatgctacgtcatcatgcgatatccttctaatttatgtagtgttattaaataatattaaatactagtttttcgagtaaaactcaatttttttttaaaaaaatataatttcattacgtttaagaactacagtttccatgattttttgagcgtgcaataaaattaggtaaaatattatcaagaataaaattgagattacagtacgagtaaatttaattcaccttaaactaattttttaaaaaaacaaaaacaatattactGTTCacattcacgtgaacagtgcgagtgaaatcaattaactgcactggttttttggaaaaaaaaactaaacttttcacgtgaacagtgcgagtgaattaattcactcgtactggttttttttttttttttaaaaacaactattcACGTGAACGGTGCGACaatggagcatggctccactatTCACTGAACAGTAGAGCTATGCTCCACTGTTGTGGTTCCTCCCCcacgagaagcagcaaaatgctgcttttACAAAACTTGCGGCACCATCTTTGTTTTTAGTGGGTCCTACCACCATAATgcactttcttcttcttaaccAAACGGTATTATGTGTGGTTGTgagtgaacctcacccgcagccaTGTTACCAAACGGGCACTAAGTTTTGGCTTGGATGACCAAGTCAGTCGAGCCATACCTTAAGACTCGAGTTCACTTCGAGCATTGTcatgttattatttataaaaaattaaaatgataacatctactattttttttttgtcaaacctAGTTTTGACtagatcaaaacaaaatttgactAAATTTCACCAAATTAATCTGGTCACGATTTGACCTATCAAATTAATTGGATTATATTAGTTCAGCTCTAATACGATTTAAAAGTTAGGTCAAGAGCCTCCATGTTGACCCACAATATCTAATgagataaaaaagttttaattggaaaaatattttttaatccttattttaaagccttcaaatttatttatttatttttattttgatggtaATTGCTTTTGGATTATATTAAATGAATGACatggaaaaccaaaaaaatatgtttttttttctaaggtaGTAGATATTAATAGGAGGAAGCTTTATACtatcaaattactttttaaattaaatttaaattattgttcttcttttatatatatatatatatatataattgtcatataaataaataaaaaatctttgatGGTTTCTTGCGGAACAAGATCAagtatcttaatttatatttattttttatattttttttatttggtatttaGGTTAAGAAAATATAGCATTATAATAATATTGCCATTTACTGGCACATAAAAAACATTCGGTTCAAGTTTTAAATTCACATTAGAATTTTTCTTACTAGCGGAATGAAAGTAATTAGTGTCATGGGGATTGGTCTAtatcaaaaccaagaagaacTTTTAATTGCATTAAAGAATAGACCAACTTTAATCATATTAATGTTTGGGAAAACATATGAAAAGACCTTTTTTTTACTTACAATTAAgattgttaaaatcgcgattcaacttgtaaaatcatataattttatgattcaaTATAGATTTTACGTGCTAAATCGTTCATAAAACTCGGAAATAGATAAAATCGGgttaaaatcaagtaaaatctTTGAAATCAGGTGAAATcatataaaatcatgatttcatCATCGATTGAACGAGTTTACCCGCAGAAGATAAAAATGCAATGTTGATGACAAGTGTCGACCATCTATTGGCATTTACAGAGCAGAAGAGACAAATAGGGTGGTTTCTTTTGACAGAACCCGGGTTTCTAGTTTCaacatttgaagaagaaatatcGATTATCGACGCTAAAAATGTACTTTACCAATCAGTGGGATTTGACAGACTTTTTAATATCAGGTAGTTGAAGTGGGATTATGGTGGATACTGCCTTGTTTATCAGTACATCTTCAGCAAAGTCAACTCCTTTGCTGGATAATACTAGAGAGATGTATCCTTCTTCACTGGATTGAAGATTATGGGCAGTTGCAGCTAGAATCAATACAAGACAGAAAACTAAGAAATACAAAGGGTCTGCCATGAAATTAACTGGAGCAAAGAATGATTCTTGTAAaggcaaaataattaaaattgttaatttaattcatttccatatctattttaaaattcataacaattttacAATatgtttttacgatccgagtttgttcTGTATTTTTCGTGCCGTGTCAAAAttgcgattttaacaaccttgcttataattatattttttatattttttaatttttttatatattaatattaaaaataattaaaaaaatattatttaaatacattttcaaataaattttttttaaaaatcaaccacCTAAATAACCGAAGCTGATCAAGATTCTTCCCCACTCCCCGTCTCTTCTTCTGTCTGTATCTCGTCCTATATTCTAATATTCCAGCAAATATTCCCATTGTAAAATGTAATTTCTCCTTTATATACTGGAGAGAATCTGCCCACCATGGGTCTAAGCATGGTTCTTTGCGTTCTTGCCATGATAATCCATTTCTAGCAAACAAACCTTTTACGTAGCCTTGTtttcttgaagaaaataaaCTGTTTCAATTGAAGTCCTCAAAAACGACAGTTACAACATCCAAGGATCTTAAGATCACTGAAACTTATCCCATGGGGTGTTCTTTAGGATCTTTGAAGCCTCCACTCCATCCAATGAAGCAACCTTCTATCAATAATATTTCTCCCTGCCATCTCCTGATAGCGAGTAGTCATGCAGTGCAAGAGTGAACAAGATACAAGAATCCTTGACTGCTTgctaaaatatagtaaaaaaaatatataagaaaagctTTCCACCAAAACCTCAGAGCAATATGTGAAGGATTGGCGTATGGATATATGATCAATACTATTGATTTTTGTGCTCTTTACGTCCTAAGTTCAACTTTtgtaatataaactatatatatcaCTACCATGTAAATAAACAGACCAAAATCTAAAATGTTAATCATCTCTATGATGGTGAGATAAGCAACTAGTTACATGAACCAGAACACCCTTTCTGTAATCTGTATAGCATAAGCTCCTAACCTGTATTATGGACAGCATTACAAGAAAGATTTACTTCTACAAGAACACAACACTCTGAAGAGGGAATGCCATTCTACAATGAAGATCTGGCCATTGTGCTTACCTTCTCCAATAGGCCTTTAATTTCCCCTTCTAATTTGGATTTCATATCTGTTCCATCGGACATTTTCAGTATTGAACTCATCATCTCAAGCTTCTGCTTTATGTAGTTCAGTTGTGACACATCATTAGCAGATGATTGTGAAGCCAATTCCTTGTCCAGGTTGGTTTTGTCCTTGGCCAGAGGAGAAGATTTCAAGCTTGGTATCCCTCTGAGTTCAGGGGTCTTTGTTTCAGCTGATGAGAGATATTGAAGCTGGAAAGTCACACTCGCTGCTCCAAAAGGACTGGCAATTTGGGAATCGTTGAAGGCTTTCTCTGCTTCAGGGCTCCTTAAAAAGACAATTCTTGCACAGCCATTATTGTAGAACACCTCCGTTTCCTCTTGATTAAGGGGCCCAAATTTCTCATATATCATAATAAGATCATTCtttgaaggaagagaagatCCCGGAGAAAATGTCGCATAAAGGGCAGCAGCAGCCTGAGATTTCCCATCTGATTCCTTGTCACTTGTCTTCACATCTGTTGCAGTGGCAGCTTGCCTGACTCTGAGCTTGTCCAATTTTGCTTCTTCACTCTTTTTGGGCCTTTTTGACCTGGATTTATAATCAGCAGAACTTTGGTCAGCCAGATTTTGCTCGACCCCTGATGTCCCAGGTTCAGATTCTTGGGACTTTCTCTTTGTTCTTCCTGGTTGATGTTTGTTGTACATTTTGTAGTTGGATCCATTGCGATAGATTGAACTTCTGAATGCGGAAACAAATTCCTCAACAAAACCAAGAGCATTGCCTTCCTTCAGATATGTCGGATTAAGAGCTAAAGACTGGACATGAGATAGCATTTGATTGACAGGTGCCTTAATCTTGACTAGATCAATGATGTTGTTCTGATCTTGTTTTGGTGTCTGAGGACCTGAACTGTCTGATATCTGATCTCCACCAGTTTCTTCGTAGGCTTTCATCTGAAATTTCTCGCAGATAAGATGGCCTGCAGCCATGGTCATCCGTTCCCTTAATTGGGGATCATCGGAAATTTTCTTGGATTCTGCTTCTAaacctttctttctttgccCTCTATTAATATTTGTGTATTGCCCTCTATTAATATTTGTGTAGGGAGGGGACAAGTACTTGCTCTGTCTTCTTTCCCTTGAGAATGAACCTTTCTCAATTCGAGCTTTAGCCTCATCACCATCCCTTAGATCACTTAATCCCCCatctatcttcttcttcccaGACACAGTTTTGTCCCTTGTTTCATCTATATTTCCCTCAGCATCATCATTTTCAAAAGCAGAACTTACCTTCTTGACGTCCCTACCACCAACTTCAATATCAGATGCTACAAAAGACTCAGAAAGTGTTGTCTCTTTCCTCAGTCTAGAAACCGAATCACTGCCACCATCAGCATTGACATCATCACTGactttcctcttcttcctcccaGATGATGATGCAGACTTTTCTGAGTTTGATCTTAATTCAGCCGCATTTCCCACCTCATTTTTGCAATCAGCAGCAGCTTTATCACTGACTTTCCTCTTCTTCCTGCCAGATGTAGATTCATGCTTGCCAGAGTTTGTTCCTGCTTCACCCACATCCCCCACTTGACTTTTGTCCTCAGCGTCAGCTTTATCACTTGCCTTTCTCTTTTCCCTCCCAGATGAAGATGCAGGTTTACCTGAGCTTGCTTTGTCTATAGGCACATCCCCCACCACATTTTGGATCTTAGCATCCATCACCTGTCCCATAATTTTACCTCCACCTTTCCCTGTCTCTCTGTCAGCGGAAGATGTTTGTTTCCTCGACTCTGTTTCTTCTTTAGTCACATCATCCTCCTTGTTTTCAGCCTCAGCATCTATATCCCCTCGCAAAATTTCAGCAATGCTTTTCTGTTTCCTTCTCCGATTCCATCTATCCTCTGACATATCTTGACATTTCTGCAAAGGGCCCTGGGTGGTTTGGCCAAATTTACAGCTTGTCGGTGAAGAAAGCCAGTCTTCCTCAACTGGACCCTGAATTCTGGCTTCTACTCCACCACTGTGATCAGTCAAGTCCATCATCCAATTTCTGGTGTCATCATCAAGGCCTGAAATTGGCAGTGGCTCATGGTAAGTTGGCAACTGGTAACCTCCTTTTGCTCGATAAAAAGCTGACAGCCAGTTCTTTAACACTGTGACTTCCAGCATATTAACAGTACTGACAAACTGAGCAACATCTTTCAATACAGGAAGGAATGCTGCTGGTTCAAACAAAGCAGTTGAGAACTTCTCAATTCCACCTTCAGGCACAAGAAGTCCTTCCTTAATTCCAGTATTCACTGCCAATGATCTACCAAACCCAATCAAATTCTCCTGAGGCACGCAAGCACAGGTCATCTTCAAATCCACAAGTCTACCAACCTCATCCACCGCCTCCTTTACTGCATTCACAAAGCTTTTTGAGTTACTCTGCTTGAACATTTCCACAAAATTCTCCTCGAAAGGGCTCAACTGAGATGGATTGCACCAGGCAAACGTGCTATCTCCAAAATAAGCTACAAGAATTTTATCTCTTTGTTTAACTTTCTTTGCGTAATCAGATGCATTTGAAGGATCATAAACCCGCCCCGGCCACCATGGATGACTCTTAATCTTACCCCACACAAAATCGCCAACCCTAAATTGATCATCTGCTATATCCACCTCTCCTTCCCTACCATCATCAGCATCAGCATCATCAATACTCCTCTCATTTGCAACTAGTAAATCAGAATTCAAACCATGATCCCCAAAGCCCCTTTGCTCATTCTTGTTAAGATAATCCAAAACAGACTCTAACCCTTTAAGACACCCACTTTCTTGCATCTTTAACAAAGAAGACACTCCATTAATCTCCGAATCCTCAAGATTATTAACATCAAAGGCGGGAgctaaatcatcaacaaaacctTCCTTTCCGTTTTCTTTGATGGTTTTGGCACCTGGGTCAGTGGTTTTATCAGCTGCTAGGGTTTTagcttccattttttttttgggtaaagaAAATCGAAGCCCCCACTTAAATTTTGCAACTGACAATCAACAcaaaaatgcaagaaaacaaaataaatacaagaaaaacattaaacagGTATTCAAACAAGCCATAAATAAAGCACCTCTATATATTTGttagtaaaataaaacaaaacaaaaagaaagataacTGGAAATAGAAAAcaccttgataaaaaaaaaaaaaaaagatgaacaaaCCTGGGCtccttgttctttgtttttttgattcTTTACACCATTTTTCACTCAAAGGGAAGAGagggtttttttctaaaaaaaaacaattattattattattacaaagagagagaagTGAATTTCGGGCTAGAGAAACGAAGAAGGAAATATTGTCTAAAAAATGGGGCAATATATTGATGTTTATTCGTCCGTTGTCACTTGTCAGGCGGTGAATTAattctcaaatgtttttttctacaTCCCTATATGTTTCCTTTTATGCTTAAAAGATCCcttcactattttttatattttaatatcaaaccTATATGGAATATTTTGTTACTGCTACACCCTTCGACTGCTCAAAgcgtgtaattttttttcattttgctttccCATATTATCAAAGATGTATTGctttaaccatctaggtggtggctcagtagtaaaagtttgggaccaagagatttgctccctctgtgatctcaggttcgagctctgtggttgctcatatgatggcactagaggtttacatggtcgttaacttcagggcccgtgggattagtcgaggtacgcgcaagctgacctggacacccacgttaaactaaaaaaaaaaagatgtattgctttttaataaaactcttattttatataatattatatatttattatgagcatattttttctttttttcttttgctgtttttagttttaaatcaagaaaacatatttaaaaaaataaagaaaataacaagaaattcaTAAAGGTagatatatacatgaagaaacaaaatttgTATTTGTAAGAGAAGATTTTCAAGAGattttagggactaaaatgcatacaagtgaagaattgcatgGCATGAATACATGAGACGTGTCAATTtttaatggtggtggtgatgaaaCCAATTGATGTAgcgataacaaaaatataacttaTTACAAGATTGATATTAAGACAAAATTAGGAGATAGatttttcaaacacaaaacaagGAGTACAATTGGTGTTCTAAAGCATCGGACATCCTCCCCTCTCTAGGATTTGTTCCTTTTTAATATGAGCTTTTGTCCAAACAATTCTTACGAGCCCAAATCTTGCATGTCTATTTAACATGTAGTTAACTATAGATCACAATCGGGACTggggacttgattgaacaaaataattaataggtGAGGGATTCAATTGAGACAAATGGTAGGTGGAGGACCCAATTGAAATAAACATGATAACTTGGGGGTAAATCTATCCTTTCCTTTTTTGTGTtatgctttgaaaaaataaataaataaattatttatcttggTTGTGCTTGAATAACGGTATTGTATACACTTATGCACTCTCATTTAGTTGcgaaattgtgaaaaataattttatttaaactcTTGATAATCGTTTTGTACTCTTTTTGTATACTAGATTAGTCCAAAacctaataaatatattttaaaaaattgaaaatttcaaataaaaagttttcataactttcaaacataagaaaataaataaatgtagaTATAAGTGCAATGAATGAATAACTAACATACtcaattaaatatgatttagtttttgaaaaattataaattgaagtgtggaaaataaataattgagaaCTATACCTTTagccaaatattttatattctatcatgataaaaaaaaatattgtaattattttatagaaataataGTAGGATTGTATTATACAAATATGTCTACTATAGAATTTAATAGCAAATTTTCTATAACTTGTTGTGCCCTCACGAGAGCGCGATGTCGCGGTGACCCTTCCCGGACAGGTTGAGAGGACTTTGGTAGAATAAGAAGTCACCTcataatattatggttactaggagcCCTAACTGGTCTTTAGAGATTCTAAGCAAGAGACTAGTTGCGTAAAAGAACGGTGTTAACACCTATAATACGTCTTACCCGAGGTAATCTGCAtcgtttttctttgtttgtggtTGCTATGGTCTAATGGTGTTTCTAAATTTTATCAACCTACTATGGCGggtttgctatgatgaacaAACATTGGTTTGCTAGATCAAGAACTTGGTCTAAAAGATCCcaacttaaaaagatatcaaaagAAAGCAATATCATTCGCAACTCATTGTTGTGAAGGAGCTAAAGTCAGAAATCCAAAGAGATTTGGTGATTATTAAAATTTCACTTttcacttttatattttaaatgtccATGACTCTTGTACAATGAGACATATGTTGAAATATCCCCAATTATTGTTGAGTCTTCTTTCAAACAAACTTGAATTTTGGGTATCTTTGCGTcattcttaataatattttagataaaactcattgcaatttttatccttatactAGAAGTGAATTAGTTGTATtactcccaataatattttggatattaatcattttatagatttttatccttatattaaagttaataacatattttcttaccaaaaataagtttttaatatttttaaaatataggccAAAATCTTTCGTAATTTTACTAACTGATTGTAAAATTCATGTAatactttttgtatttttaaaaatgcaaaaatatttttttaatattttttcttaattttaagacatgttctaatattttgttttaggatttttggTCATATGCAGGgtaaccttttaattttttaatttttttttaaggttttggtaaacaaaaacctattttttctttaaataaaactattaaaataggTCCAAAGACATGTTTGCTAAATACACCCTTAAGCCAAAaaatc
The DNA window shown above is from Populus trichocarpa isolate Nisqually-1 chromosome 4, P.trichocarpa_v4.1, whole genome shotgun sequence and carries:
- the LOC7462996 gene encoding PWWP domain-containing protein 3 encodes the protein MEAKTLAADKTTDPGAKTIKENGKEGFVDDLAPAFDVNNLEDSEINGVSSLLKMQESGCLKGLESVLDYLNKNEQRGFGDHGLNSDLLVANERSIDDADADDGREGEVDIADDQFRVGDFVWGKIKSHPWWPGRVYDPSNASDYAKKVKQRDKILVAYFGDSTFAWCNPSQLSPFEENFVEMFKQSNSKSFVNAVKEAVDEVGRLVDLKMTCACVPQENLIGFGRSLAVNTGIKEGLLVPEGGIEKFSTALFEPAAFLPVLKDVAQFVSTVNMLEVTVLKNWLSAFYRAKGGYQLPTYHEPLPISGLDDDTRNWMMDLTDHSGGVEARIQGPVEEDWLSSPTSCKFGQTTQGPLQKCQDMSEDRWNRRRKQKSIAEILRGDIDAEAENKEDDVTKEETESRKQTSSADRETGKGGGKIMGQVMDAKIQNVVGDVPIDKASSGKPASSSGREKRKASDKADAEDKSQVGDVGEAGTNSGKHESTSGRKKRKVSDKAAADCKNEVGNAAELRSNSEKSASSSGRKKRKVSDDVNADGGSDSVSRLRKETTLSESFVASDIEVGGRDVKKVSSAFENDDAEGNIDETRDKTVSGKKKIDGGLSDLRDGDEAKARIEKGSFSRERRQSKYLSPPYTNINRGQYTNINRGQRKKGLEAESKKISDDPQLRERMTMAAGHLICEKFQMKAYEETGGDQISDSSGPQTPKQDQNNIIDLVKIKAPVNQMLSHVQSLALNPTYLKEGNALGFVEEFVSAFRSSIYRNGSNYKMYNKHQPGRTKRKSQESEPGTSGVEQNLADQSSADYKSRSKRPKKSEEAKLDKLRVRQAATATDVKTSDKESDGKSQAAAALYATFSPGSSLPSKNDLIMIYEKFGPLNQEETEVFYNNGCARIVFLRSPEAEKAFNDSQIASPFGAASVTFQLQYLSSAETKTPELRGIPSLKSSPLAKDKTNLDKELASQSSANDVSQLNYIKQKLEMMSSILKMSDGTDMKSKLEGEIKGLLEKVSTMARSSL